One genomic window of Arachis hypogaea cultivar Tifrunner chromosome 8, arahy.Tifrunner.gnm2.J5K5, whole genome shotgun sequence includes the following:
- the LOC112705677 gene encoding ornithine decarboxylase has product MPSIIVGDDKPYSLSLNPILSASGVKGKPVTSLCQESDGILGYIQSVIHEKPETESPFMVLDLGVVMDLMDHWSRMLPTVQPFYAVKCNPNPSLLGTLAALGSSFDCASKAEIEAVLSLGVSSDRIIYANPCKSASHISYAASVGVNITTFDSKEEVKKIRKWHPNCQLLLRIKPPQDSGARNSLGLKYGALLEEVPVLLQAAHDAGLTVIGVSFHIGSGGADAKAYHGAIAAAKSVLETASKLGMPKMHVLDIGGGFSSGTEFDAAAIHVNDALEANFGNEEGITVIGEPGRYFAETAFTLATKVIGKRVRGELREYWINDGIYGCLNCIMFDFARVTCTPLRCSSKHDGEKESKTYSSTVFGPTCDSLDTVLRDHQLMELELEDWLVFPKMGAYTISSGTNFNGFSTSAIPTYLTYSATFVQEKTMF; this is encoded by the coding sequence ATGCCTTCAATCATTGTTGGAGATGATAAACCCTATTCTTTGAGCCTCAATCCCATTCTTTCTGCGTCAGGGGTGAAGGGCAAACCAGTAACTTCATTATGCCAAGAAAGTGATGGCATCCTTGGTTACATTCAATCAGTGATTCACGAGAAACCAGAAACTGAATCACCCTTTATGGTTCTTGATTTAGGGGTGGTGATGGACCTCATGGACCACTGGTCCAGAATGCTTCCAACGGTTCAACCATTCTATGCGGTGAAATGCAACCCTAACCCATCCCTGCTTGGAACACTGGCAGCACTGGGTTCCAGTTTCGACTGCGCCAGCAAAGCAGAGATCGAAGCCGTGTTGTCCCTTGGCGTCTCGTCGGATCGAATCATCTACGCTAACCCATGCAAATCAGCGTCCCACATTAGTTACGCTGCAAGCGTTGGAGTCAACATCACAACCTTTGACTCTAAAGAAGAGGTAAAAAAGATTCGAAAATGGCACCCAAACTGCCAGCTTCTCCTTCGTATAAAACCGCCACAAGACAGTGGAGCGCGAAACTCCTTGGGTTTAAAATACGGTGCACTACTGGAGGAAGTTCCAGTGCTACTCCAGGCTGCACATGATGCAGGATTAACTGTCATCGGAGTTTCCTTCCACATTGGGAGCGGAGGAGCTGACGCTAAAGCATATCACGGAGCCATTGCTGCTGCGAAGAGTGTGTTAGAAACGGCTTCAAAACTAGGCATGCCAAAGATGCACGTGCTCGATATTGGTGGCGGTTTCAGTTCTGGCACAGAGTTCGATGCGGCTGCAATTCACGTGAACGATGCTCTTGAAGCCAACTTCGGAAACGAAGAGGGCATTACGGTAATTGGCGAGCCTGGCCGTTATTTTGCTGAAACGGCTTTTACGTTGGCAACAAAAGTAATCGGGAAGCGCGTGAGAGGAGAGTTGAGAGAGTACTGGATCAACGACGGGATTTATGGATGTTTGAACTGCATAATGTTTGATTTCGCTCGCGTCACGTGCACGCCACTCAGGTGCAGCTCAAAACATGACGGAGAGAAAGAGTCCAAAACTTACTCTTCAACTGTGTTTGGACCAACATGTGATTCCTTAGATACAGTGCTAAGAGATCACCAGCTTATGGAGTTGGAATTGGAAGATTGGCTTGTTTTCCCTAAAATGGGGGCGTATACTATTTCTTCAGGTACCAACTTCAATGGGTTTAGCACATCAGCCATTCCGACATACCTTACATATTCAGCCACCTTCGTCCAAGAAAAAACTATGTTCTAA
- the LOC112705680 gene encoding high mobility group B protein 9 isoform X2 produces MSSSTVGNEEKLYPSPLASHDDIVKDPSVFWDTLRRFHLLLSTKFMIPVIGGKELDLHVLYVEVTRRSGYEKVVAEKKWREVGTVFRFSATTTSASFVLRKHYRNLLYHYEQVHFFNVKGPLYSPSSDSFSGSKHSWRSELAIVEYSPKPVTHTKGSKPQESIDPSSNLSGRGTIEGKFECGYLVSVKVGSEVLRGVLYHPEELVPPPTVPQNGNAIVPYGCKPHHSGRRRRRNKRKWDPNYPKPNRSGYNFFFAERHYKLKSLYPNREREFTKMIGQSWNSLSPEERMVYQNIGLRDKERYKRELKEYKEKMKTMQNLEVAAPRNLTGSVLNGSQRMA; encoded by the exons ATGTCCTCTTCCACCGTTGGCAATGAGGAGAAGCTTTACCCTTCCCCACTAGCCTCTCACGACGACATCGTCAAGGACCCTTCTGTCTTTTGGGATACTCTCAGACGCTTTCACCTCCTTCTCAGTACCAAATTCAT GATTCCTGTGATTGGAGGGAAGGAGCTAGATTTGCACGTCCTGTACGTGGAGGTTACGAGGAGAAGTGGCTATGAGAAG GTAGTTGCAGAGAAGAAATGGAGGGAAGTGGGAACTGTCTTCAGGTTCTCAGCGACGACTACAAGCGCCTCTTTTGTGCTCAGGAAACACTACCGCAACCTTCTTTACCATTACGAACAAGTTCACTTCTTTAATGTTAAGGGTCCTCTATACTCTCCATCATCAG ATTCATTTTCTGGCAGCAAGCACTCCTGGAGATCTGAGCTGGCTATTGTTGAATATTCTCCCAAGCCAGTGACCCATACTAAAGGTTCCAAACCTCAAG AGTCTATAGACCCTTCATCAAATCTTTCAGGGAGGGGAACGATAGAGGGAAAATTTGAATGCGGCTATTTAGTGTCAGTGAAAGTGGGTTCAGAGGTTCTAAGAGGAGTGCTGTACCATCCAGAGGAATTGGTTCCTCCCCCAACTGTTCCACAAAATGGCAATGCCATCGTACCCTACGGCTGCAAACCTCACCATTCCGGCCGCCGGAGGAGGAGGAACAAGAGAAAGTGGGACCCGAACTACCCGAAGCCAAATCGGAGTGGTTATAACTTCTTCTTTGCTGAGAGGCATTACAAGCTCAAGTCACTTTATCCAAACAGAGAGAGGGAGTTTACCAAAATGATTGGCCAGTCTTGGAATAGTCTCAGCCCAGAAGAAAGAATG GTTTACCAGAACATTGGCTTAAGAGACAAAGAAAGGTACAAGAGGGAGTTGAAGgagtacaaggaaaagatgaagactATGCAAAATTTAGAAGTTGCGGCGCCCAGAAATCTCACTGGTTCTGTCCTTAATGGTAGCCAAAGAATGGCTTAG
- the LOC112705678 gene encoding serine/threonine-protein kinase STY46 isoform X2 gives MQVRASSAVRSPQYFDTPATMMSFHPPPAFASSANLELDLCKNQLQAEDKSNNFNFYAHDASNSCRPVHEITISTNDKPKLLSQLTSLISETGLDIQEAHAFSTLDGYSLDVFVVGGWAVEETEKLKHVLAKKMQKLEKQPQLKENGTINTAEQGNTGFKFISSHVNFATNRNDVWDERCLRCEKKIASGSFSDLYKGIFCNQDVAIKVLKDDNLNENIQREFYQEIYILSKIQHKNVVRFFGACTKPPNHYLITEYMSGGSMYDFLHIKKAALSLPWLIKVAIEVSEGMKYLHQNDIIHRDLKTANLLMDDKGVVKVADFGVARVNNQSGVMTAETGTYRWMAPEVIEHKPYDHKADVYSFGIVLWELLTGKLPYEHLSPLHAAVGVAQKGLRPEIPRHTHPMLVELIHRCWHQDPSSRPDFTEILEFLLHITMKVAGKGEVKEMYETFSG, from the exons ATGCAGGTTCGTGCTTCTTCTGCTGTACGCAGTCCTCAATATTTTGATACTCCAGCCACAATGATGAG CTTCCATCCACCCCCAGCCTTTGCTTCATCAGCTAATCTTGAACTTGATCTATGCAAAAATCAGTTACAAGCTGAAGATAAGAGTAACAATTTCAATTTTTACGCACACGATGCCAG TAATTCATGCAGGCCAGTGCATGAAATCACAATTTCAACAAATGACAAGCCAAAACTCCTCAGCCAG TTAACTTCTTTAATCTCTGAGACTGGGCTTGACATTCAAGAAGCACATGCTTTTTCGACGTTGGATGGATACTCTCTGGATGTTTTTGTTGTTGGTGGTTGGGCAGTTGAG GAGACAGAGAAATTAAAGCATGTACTAGCAAAGAAAATGCAAAAACTCGAG AAGCAACCTCAGTTGAAAGAAAATGGCACTATTAATACTGCAGAGCAAGGGAATACTGGGTTCAAATTTATATCTAGTCATGTAAATTTTGCTACTAATCGAAATGATGTCTGGGATGAAAGATGTTTGAGATGTGAAAAGAAAATTGCATCTGGATCTTTCAGTGATCT GTATAAGGGTATTTTCTGTAATCAAGATGTGGCTATCAAAGTTCTTAAGGACGATAATTTGAATGAAAATATACAGAGGGAGTTTTATCAAGAAATCTATATCCTAAG TAAAATTCAACATAAAAATGTCGTGAGATTTTTTGGTGCCTGTACAAAACCCCCTAACCATTACCTTATCACAG aatatATGTCTGGTGGAAGTATGTATGACTTTCTTCATATAAAGAAGGCTGCGCTTTCTCTCCCATGGTTGATTAAAGTTGCCATTGAGGTTTCAGAAGGAATGAAATATTTGCATCAGAATGATATCATACATCGAGACCTCAAAACAGCtaatctcttgatggatgataAAGGG GTAGTTAAGGTTGCTGATTTTGGGGTGGCTAGAGTGAACAATCAATCCGGGGTGATGACTGCAGAAACTGGAACTTATCGATGGATGGCTCCGGAG GTGATTGAGCATAAACCATATGATCACAAAGCCGATGTTTATAGTTTCGGCATTGTCCTTTGGGAGCTTCTCACAGGAAAG CTTCCTTATGAGCATTTGTCCCCATTGCATGCGGCAGTTGGAGTGGCCCAAAAG GGTTTGAGGCCGGAAATTCCAAGGCACACGCATCCAATGTTGGTGGAATTAATTCACCGGTGCTGGCACCAAGATCCATCTTCAAGACCCGATTTCACAGAAATTCTGGAATTTCTGTTGCACATAACCATGAAG GTTGCTGGGAAAGGTGAGGTAAAGGAAATGTATGAAACGTTTTCAGGTTGA
- the LOC112705680 gene encoding high mobility group B protein 9 isoform X1: protein MSSSTVGNEEKLYPSPLASHDDIVKDPSVFWDTLRRFHLLLSTKFIILQQASWNMILIFGIPVIGGKELDLHVLYVEVTRRSGYEKVVAEKKWREVGTVFRFSATTTSASFVLRKHYRNLLYHYEQVHFFNVKGPLYSPSSDSFSGSKHSWRSELAIVEYSPKPVTHTKGSKPQESIDPSSNLSGRGTIEGKFECGYLVSVKVGSEVLRGVLYHPEELVPPPTVPQNGNAIVPYGCKPHHSGRRRRRNKRKWDPNYPKPNRSGYNFFFAERHYKLKSLYPNREREFTKMIGQSWNSLSPEERMVYQNIGLRDKERYKRELKEYKEKMKTMQNLEVAAPRNLTGSVLNGSQRMA, encoded by the exons ATGTCCTCTTCCACCGTTGGCAATGAGGAGAAGCTTTACCCTTCCCCACTAGCCTCTCACGACGACATCGTCAAGGACCCTTCTGTCTTTTGGGATACTCTCAGACGCTTTCACCTCCTTCTCAGTACCAAATTCAT CATACTACAACAAGCTAGCTGGAATATGATTTTGATATTCGG GATTCCTGTGATTGGAGGGAAGGAGCTAGATTTGCACGTCCTGTACGTGGAGGTTACGAGGAGAAGTGGCTATGAGAAG GTAGTTGCAGAGAAGAAATGGAGGGAAGTGGGAACTGTCTTCAGGTTCTCAGCGACGACTACAAGCGCCTCTTTTGTGCTCAGGAAACACTACCGCAACCTTCTTTACCATTACGAACAAGTTCACTTCTTTAATGTTAAGGGTCCTCTATACTCTCCATCATCAG ATTCATTTTCTGGCAGCAAGCACTCCTGGAGATCTGAGCTGGCTATTGTTGAATATTCTCCCAAGCCAGTGACCCATACTAAAGGTTCCAAACCTCAAG AGTCTATAGACCCTTCATCAAATCTTTCAGGGAGGGGAACGATAGAGGGAAAATTTGAATGCGGCTATTTAGTGTCAGTGAAAGTGGGTTCAGAGGTTCTAAGAGGAGTGCTGTACCATCCAGAGGAATTGGTTCCTCCCCCAACTGTTCCACAAAATGGCAATGCCATCGTACCCTACGGCTGCAAACCTCACCATTCCGGCCGCCGGAGGAGGAGGAACAAGAGAAAGTGGGACCCGAACTACCCGAAGCCAAATCGGAGTGGTTATAACTTCTTCTTTGCTGAGAGGCATTACAAGCTCAAGTCACTTTATCCAAACAGAGAGAGGGAGTTTACCAAAATGATTGGCCAGTCTTGGAATAGTCTCAGCCCAGAAGAAAGAATG GTTTACCAGAACATTGGCTTAAGAGACAAAGAAAGGTACAAGAGGGAGTTGAAGgagtacaaggaaaagatgaagactATGCAAAATTTAGAAGTTGCGGCGCCCAGAAATCTCACTGGTTCTGTCCTTAATGGTAGCCAAAGAATGGCTTAG
- the LOC112705678 gene encoding serine/threonine-protein kinase STY46 isoform X1, with product MGDTESRGSRVCNSWWNQSGRKQKQKVEVYGEVLSRLKGLNVKEASVPGFDDELWAHFYYLPTRYALDMNVERAQDVLMHKRLLHMARFPTIATGPAIEVRLVQVRASSAVRSPQYFDTPATMMSFHPPPAFASSANLELDLCKNQLQAEDKSNNFNFYAHDASNSCRPVHEITISTNDKPKLLSQLTSLISETGLDIQEAHAFSTLDGYSLDVFVVGGWAVEETEKLKHVLAKKMQKLEKQPQLKENGTINTAEQGNTGFKFISSHVNFATNRNDVWDERCLRCEKKIASGSFSDLYKGIFCNQDVAIKVLKDDNLNENIQREFYQEIYILSKIQHKNVVRFFGACTKPPNHYLITEYMSGGSMYDFLHIKKAALSLPWLIKVAIEVSEGMKYLHQNDIIHRDLKTANLLMDDKGVVKVADFGVARVNNQSGVMTAETGTYRWMAPEVIEHKPYDHKADVYSFGIVLWELLTGKLPYEHLSPLHAAVGVAQKGLRPEIPRHTHPMLVELIHRCWHQDPSSRPDFTEILEFLLHITMKVAGKGEVKEMYETFSG from the exons ATGGGAGATACAGAGAGTCGCGGTAGCAGGGTGTGCAATTCTTGGTGGAATCAGAGTGGACGAAAACAGAAGCAGAAGGTTGAAGTTTATGGCGAGGTTCTTAGTAGACTTAAAGGATTGAATGTCAAAGAGGCTTCAGTTCCTGGTTTTGATGATGAGCTTTGGGCTCACTTCTACTACCTTCCAACTAG GTATGCGTTGGATATGAACGTGGAGAGGGCACAAGATGTGCTTATGCACAAAAGGTTGCTTCACATGGCACGATTCCCTACTATTGCAACTGGACCTGCAATTGAAGTTCGTCTTGTTCAG GTTCGTGCTTCTTCTGCTGTACGCAGTCCTCAATATTTTGATACTCCAGCCACAATGATGAG CTTCCATCCACCCCCAGCCTTTGCTTCATCAGCTAATCTTGAACTTGATCTATGCAAAAATCAGTTACAAGCTGAAGATAAGAGTAACAATTTCAATTTTTACGCACACGATGCCAG TAATTCATGCAGGCCAGTGCATGAAATCACAATTTCAACAAATGACAAGCCAAAACTCCTCAGCCAG TTAACTTCTTTAATCTCTGAGACTGGGCTTGACATTCAAGAAGCACATGCTTTTTCGACGTTGGATGGATACTCTCTGGATGTTTTTGTTGTTGGTGGTTGGGCAGTTGAG GAGACAGAGAAATTAAAGCATGTACTAGCAAAGAAAATGCAAAAACTCGAG AAGCAACCTCAGTTGAAAGAAAATGGCACTATTAATACTGCAGAGCAAGGGAATACTGGGTTCAAATTTATATCTAGTCATGTAAATTTTGCTACTAATCGAAATGATGTCTGGGATGAAAGATGTTTGAGATGTGAAAAGAAAATTGCATCTGGATCTTTCAGTGATCT GTATAAGGGTATTTTCTGTAATCAAGATGTGGCTATCAAAGTTCTTAAGGACGATAATTTGAATGAAAATATACAGAGGGAGTTTTATCAAGAAATCTATATCCTAAG TAAAATTCAACATAAAAATGTCGTGAGATTTTTTGGTGCCTGTACAAAACCCCCTAACCATTACCTTATCACAG aatatATGTCTGGTGGAAGTATGTATGACTTTCTTCATATAAAGAAGGCTGCGCTTTCTCTCCCATGGTTGATTAAAGTTGCCATTGAGGTTTCAGAAGGAATGAAATATTTGCATCAGAATGATATCATACATCGAGACCTCAAAACAGCtaatctcttgatggatgataAAGGG GTAGTTAAGGTTGCTGATTTTGGGGTGGCTAGAGTGAACAATCAATCCGGGGTGATGACTGCAGAAACTGGAACTTATCGATGGATGGCTCCGGAG GTGATTGAGCATAAACCATATGATCACAAAGCCGATGTTTATAGTTTCGGCATTGTCCTTTGGGAGCTTCTCACAGGAAAG CTTCCTTATGAGCATTTGTCCCCATTGCATGCGGCAGTTGGAGTGGCCCAAAAG GGTTTGAGGCCGGAAATTCCAAGGCACACGCATCCAATGTTGGTGGAATTAATTCACCGGTGCTGGCACCAAGATCCATCTTCAAGACCCGATTTCACAGAAATTCTGGAATTTCTGTTGCACATAACCATGAAG GTTGCTGGGAAAGGTGAGGTAAAGGAAATGTATGAAACGTTTTCAGGTTGA